The following are encoded together in the Drosophila takahashii strain IR98-3 E-12201 chromosome X, DtakHiC1v2, whole genome shotgun sequence genome:
- the beta-Spec gene encoding spectrin beta chain isoform X2 — translation MTTDISIVRWDPSQGPGNEYIDEYEYDGGNSSSRLFERSRIKALAEERESVQKKTFTKWVNSHLCRVNCRIADLYVDMRDGKHLIKLLEVLSGERLPKPTKGKMRIHCLENVDKALQFLREQRVHLENIGSHDIVDGNASLNLGLIWTIILRFQIQDITIEEVDNKETKSAKDALLLWCQMKTAGYHNVNVRNFTTSWRDGLAFNAIIHKHRPDLVQFEKLSKTNAIHNLNNAFDVAEDKLGLAKLLDAEDVFVEHPDEKSIITYVVTYYHYFSKLKQETVQGKRIGKVVGIAMENDKMVHDYEHFTSDLLKWIETTIQSLGEREFENSLAGVQGQLAQFSNYRTIEKPPKFVEKGNLEVLLFTLQSKMRANNQKPYTPKEGKMISDINKAWERLEKAEHERELALREELIRQEKLEQLAARFDRKASMRETWLSENQRLVSQDNFGFDLAAVEAAAKKHEAIETDIFAYEERVQAVVAVCDELESERYHDVKRILLRKDNVMRLWTYLLELLRARRMRLEISLQLQQNFQEMLYILDNMEEIKQLLMTDDYGKHLMGVEDLLQKHSLVEADINILGERVKVVVQNSQKFLSDDPESYKPCDPEIIVSRVQQLEDAYAELVRLAVERRSRLEESRKLWQFYWDTADEENWIKEKEQIVSTDEVGHDLTTVNLMLSKHKALESEITSHDPQLQNVAKVGAELITEGHFGADRIKDRLKEILSKWDHLLDLTKYRRQRLENAVEYFQLFADADDVDNWMLDTLRIVSSEDVGRDEANVQSLLKKHKDVADELKNYAEVIDALHKQAESLKLNEAEKAAVDKRLEAIDSRYRELTELAKLRKQRLLDALSLYKLMSEADGVEQWIKEKTKMLDTMTPGKDIEDVEIMKHRFEGFDKEMNANASRVAVVNQLARQLLHVEHPNSDEILERQNHLNQEWSTLREKAEAKMDDLKSAHGVQTFYIECRETISWIEDKKRILTETDSLEMDLTGVMTLQRRLSGMDRDLAAIQAKLSSLEREANSIEDEHPEEAKIIRERISQIEQIWEQLTQMLKERDSKLEEAGDLHRFLRDLDHFQTWLTKTQTDVASEDTPTSLPEAEKLLTQHQSIREEIDNYTEDYKNMMEYGERLTSEGSTSDDPQYMFLRERLNALKDGWEELHQMWENRQVLLSQSLDQQLFNRDARQTEVLLSQQEHFLSKDDTPVNLEQAENQLKRHEAFLTTMEANDDKINTLLQVADTLVEKDHFDAEKIGKRAENITGRRDDNRQRALDQHDKLKNQVKLHEFLQDLEELAEWVQEKYATSQDESYRSAKTIHSKWTRHQAFEAEIAANKERLFEAEKSAQELSKEKPEFKDVIEPKLKELAKQFEDLEVHTKEKGAMLFDANREVLVQQTCDDIDSYITDLEKQIVSGDTANDLTSVNILMQKQQVIQTQMAVKARQVEEIDKQTEYLQKTVPEEKIEPIVVKKTAVLERFEKIKAPLLERQKALEKKKEAFQFCRDVEDEKLWIDEKLPVANSPDYGNSLFNVHVLKKKNQSLATEIDNHEPRINAICNNGRKLIDEGHEDAKKFEALISDLTQKWQELKDAIEGRRRHLLESEKVQQYFFDAQEAESWMSEQELYMMVEDRGKDEISAQNLMKKHENLEQSVEDYANTIRQLGEVARQFSGDDISSGDAVAVKQSQLDKLYAGLKDLAGERRARLNEALQLFMLSREVDDLEQWITDREVVAGSQELGQDFDHVTLLSERFNEFARDTEAVGGERVAKVNGIADNLIQAGHSDSATIAEWKDNLNESWQDLLELIETRTQMLAASRELHKFFHDCKDVLGRILEKQHGVSDELGRDAGSVSTLQRKHYNFLQDLTTLYSQVQQIQEESAKLQDAYAGDKAKEITNREQEVLHAWDNLQAMCDARKQKLADTGDLFRFFNMVRILMIWMEDLVRQMNTSEKPRDVSGVELLMNNHQSLKAEIDTREDNFGACISLGKELLTRNHYASADIKDRLMSLSNSRNALLRRWEERWENLQLILEVYQFARDAAVAEAWLIAQEPYLLSSELGHTIDEVENLIKKHEAFEKSAAAQEERFSALERLTTFELKEMKRRQELAEEAERQRIKEEQEAKAASEAAEQAKREAERRDDVDVGASHDDSERGATPGAGEGHEGYVTRKHEWDSTTKKASNRSWDKVYMAARAGRISFYKDQKGYKSNPELTFRGEPSYDLQNAAIEIASDYTKKKHVLRVKLANGALFLLQAHDDTEMSQWVTSLKAQSDSTAVAASRSQTLPATSQKDEPKRRSFFTLKKK, via the exons ATGACGACGGACATTTCGATTGTTCGCTGGGATCCCAGCCAGGGTCCTGGCAACGAGTACATCGATGAGTACGAGTACGATGGCGGCAACTCCTCGTCGCGCCTCTTCGAGCGCTCCAGGATCAAGGCGCTGGCCGAGGAGCGTGAGAGTGTCCAGAAGAAGACCTTCACCAAGTGGGTGAACTCTCATCTCTGCCGCGTCAACTGCCGCATTGCCGATCTGTATGTGGATATGCGGGATGGCAAGCATCTGATCAAGCTGCTCGAGGTCCTTTCCGGCGAACGACTGCCCAAGCCCACCAAGGGCAAGATGAGGATCCATTGCCTGGAGAATGTGGACAAGGCACTGCAGTTTCTACGCGAACAGCGCGTCCATCTGGAGAACATTGGCTCCCATGACATAGTCGATGGCAATGCCTCGTTGAACTTGGGCCTCATTTGGACCATCATCCTGCGCTTCCAGATCCAGGACATCACCATCGAGGAGGTGGACAACAAGGAGACCAAGTCGGCCAAGGATGCTTTGCTTCTTTGGTGCCAGATGAAGACTGCCGGCTATCATAATGTCAATGTGCGTAACTTTACCACCTCTTGGCGCGATGGCCTGGCCTTTAATGCGATTATTCACAAACACCGTCCGGATTTGGTTCAATTCGAGAAGCTCTCGAAGACCAATGCCATTCACAATCTGAACAATGCCTTCGATGTGGCCGAGGATAAGCTCGGTCTGGCCAAGCTGCTCGATGCCGAGGATGTTTTCGTTGAGCATCCCGACGAGAAGTCCATCATCACGTATGTCGTGACCTACTATCACTACTTCAGCAAGCTCAAACAGGAGACGGTGCAGGGCAAGCGCATTGGCAAGGTGGTGGGCATTGCCATGGAGAACGACAAGATGGTCCATGACTATGAGCATTTCACCAGTGATTTGCTCAAGTGGATAGAGACCACCATCCAATCCCTGGGTGAGCGGGAGTTTGAGAACTCGCTGGCAGGAGTTCAGGGTCAATTGGCTCAGTTTTCCAACTATCGCACCATCGAGAAGCCGCCCAAGTTTGTGGAGAAGGGCAATCTGGAGGTTCTCCTGTTCACCCTGCAGTCCAAGATGCGGGCCAACAATCAGAAACCCTACACGCCCAAGGAGGGCAAGATGATCTCGGACATTAACAAGGCCTGGGAGCGATTGGAGAAGGCCGAACATGAGCGCGAGTTGGCTTTGCGCGAGGAGCTCATCCGGCAGGAGAAGCTGGAGCAGCTGGCCGCTCGTTTCGATCGCAAGGCTTCCATGCGCGAGACTTGGCTGTCGGAGAATCAGCGTTTGGTTAGCCAGGATAACTTTGGTTTCGATCTCGCCGCTGTTGAGGCGGCGGCCAAGAAGCACGAGGCCATCGAAACGGACATCTTTGCCTACGAGGAGCGTGTTCAAGCGGTGGTCGCCGTTTGCGATGAGTTGGAATCAGAGCGCTATCACGATGTGAAGCGCATTCTCCTGCGCAAGGACAATGTGATGCGTTTGTGGACTTATCTGCTGGAGTTGCTGCGTGCCAGGCGTATGCGTCTGGAGATctcgctgcagctgcagcagaacTTCCAGGAGATGCTCTACATACTGGACAACATGGAGGAGATCAAGCAGCTGCTGATGACCGACGACTATGGCAAGCATCTGATGGGCGTGgaggatctgctgcagaagCATTCGCTGGTCGAAGCAGACATTAATATCCTGGGGGAGAGGGTCAAAGTGGTCGTGCAGAACTCGCAGAAGTTCCTTAGCGACGATCCCGAGTCGTACAAACCCTGCGATCCCGAGATTATCGTCTCGCGCGTCCAGCAACTGGAGGATGCCTATGCGGAGCTAGTGCGTCTGGCTGTCGAACGACGCAGTCGCCTGGAGGAGAGCCGCAAACTGTGGCAGTTCTACTGGGACACCGCCGACGAGGAGAACTGGATcaaggagaaggagcagaTCGTGTCCACCGATGAGGTGGGTCACGACCTCACCACCGTCAATCTGATGCTCAGCAAGCACAAGGCTTTGGAGTCGGAGATCACCTCGCATGATCCCCAGCTGCAAAATGTGGCCAAGGTGGGCGCAGAACTGATCACAGAGGGTCATTTCGGAGCCGATCGCATCAAGGATCGCTTGAAGGAGATCCTCTCCAAGTGGGATCACCTGTTGGACCTCACCAAATATCGCCGCCAGCGACTGGAGAATGCCGTCGAGTATTTCCAACTGTTCGCCGATGCCGACGACGTGGACAACTGGATGCTGGACACCCTGCGCATCGTTTCATCCGAGGATGTGGGACGCGATGAGGCCAATGTTCAATCGCTGCTCAAGAAGCACAAGGACGTAGCGGATGAGCTAAAGAACTATGCCGAGGTAATCGACGCTCTGCACAAACAGGCCGAGAGTCTCAAGCTCAACGAGGCGGAGAAGGCGGCGGTGGACAAGCGACTGGAGGCCATCGACAGTCGGTACAGGGAGCTCACCGAGCTGGCCAAGTTGCGCAAGCAGCGACTCCTTGATGCCCTTAGCCTTTACAAACTAATGTCCGAAGCGGACGGCGTGGAGCAATGGATCAAGGAGAAGACCAAGATGCTGGACACGATGACGCCGGGCAAGGATATCGAGGATGTGGAAATAATGAAGCATCGCTTCGAGGGCTTCGACAAGGAAATGAATGCCAATGCTTCCCGCGTGGCAGTGGTTAATCAACTGGCTCGTCAGCTGCTTCATGTTGAGCATCCGAACTCGGATGAGATTCTGGAGCGGCAGAATCATCTCAACCAGGAGTGGTCGACGCTGCGCGAGAAGGCCGAGGCCAAAATGGATGATTTGAAGTCCGCCCATGGCGTTCAGACCTTCTACATCGAGTGCCGCGAGACGATCTCGTGGATTGAGGACAAGAAGCGCATCCTGACCGAAACGGATAGCTTGGAAATGGATTTGACTGGTGTGATGACTTTGCAGCGTCGCTTGAGCGGAATGGATCGCGATTTAGCGGCCATTCAGGCCAAGCTTTCGAGCTTGGAACGCGAGGCCAACAGCATTGAGGATGAGCATCCCGAGGAGGCCAAGATCATCAGGGAGCGCATCTCGCAGATCGAACAGATCTGGGAGCAGCTCACCCAGATGCTCAAGGAGCGCGACTCGAAGTTGGAGGAGGCGGGCGATCTGCATCGCTTCCTGCGCGATCTCGATCACTTCCAGACCTGGCTCACCAAGACCCAAACGGATGTGGCGTCCGAGGATACACCCACTTCGCTGCCGGAAGCTGAGAAGCTGCTCACCCAGCACCAATCGATTCGCGAGGAGATTGACAACTACACCGAGGACTACAAGAACATGATGGAGTACGGCGAGCGGCTGACCTCCGAGGGCAGCACCTCCGACGATCCGCAGTACATGTTCCTAAGGGAGCGATTGAATGCGCTGAAGGATGGCTGGGAGGAGCTGCATCAGATGTGGGAGAACAGGCAAGTGCTCCTCTCTCAAAGCCTCGATCAGCAGCTCTTCAATCGCGATGCCAGGCAAACGGAGGTGCTGCTCAGCCAGCAGGAGCACTTCCTCAGCAAGGACGATACACCGGTTAATCTCGAGCAGGCCGAGAATCAGCTGAAGCGGCACGAGGCCTTCCTCACCACCATGGAGGCTAACGATGATAAGATCAATACGCTGCTCCAGGTGGCCGATACGCTGGTGGAGAAGGATCACTTTGACGCGGAGAAGATTGGCAAGCGGGCGGAGAATATCACAGGGCGAAGGGATGACAACAGGCAGAGGGCTTTGGATCAGCATGATAAGCTCAAAAACCAAGTCAAGCTGCACGAATTCCTGCAGGATCTTGAGGAGCTGGCCGAGTGGGTGCAGGAGAAGTATGCCACGTCGCAGGATGAGTCGTACAGGAGCGCCAAGACTATTCACTCCAAGTGGACGCGTCATCAGGCCTTCGAGGCGGAGATTGCGGCCAACAAGGAGCGCCTGTTCGAGGCCGAGAAATCCGCCCAGGAGCTGTCCAAGGAGAAGCCCGAGTTCAAGGACGTGATCGAACCGAAACTCAAGGAACTGGCCAAGCAGTTTGAGGATCTGGAGGTGCACACCAAGGAGAAGGGCGCCATGCTGTTCGACGCCAATCGCGAGGTGCTCGTCCAGCAGACCTGCGACGACATCGATTCCTACATCACGGATCTCGAGAAGCAGATTGTCAGTGGCGATACAGCGAATGATTTGACCTCCGTCAACATTCTGATGCAAAAGCAGCAGGTTATCCAGACACAGATGGCTGTAAAGGCACGCCAGGTGGAGGAGATTGACAAGCAGACGGAGTATCTCCAGAAGACCGTGCCCGAGGAGAAGATCGAACCGATTGTGGTTAAGAAGACGGCGGTCCTGGAGAGATTCGAGAAGATCAAGGCGCCGCTGTTGGAGCGGCAAAAGGCGCtggagaagaagaaggaggCCTTCCAGTTCTGTCGCGATGTCGAGGACGAGAAGCTCTGGATCGACGAGAAGCTGCCGGTGGCCAACTCACCTGACTATGGCAATTCCCTGTTCAATGTCCATGtgctgaagaagaagaaccaaTCGCTGGCCACCGAAATCGACAACCATGAGCCGCGCATCAATGCCATTTGCAACAATGGACGCAAACTGATCGACGAGGGTCACGAGGATGCCAAGAAGTTCGAGGCGCTGATTAGCGATCTCACCCAGAAGTGGCAGGAGCTCAAGGATGCCATCGAGGGCAGGCGGAGGCATCTCCTGGAGTCCGAGAAGGTGCAGCAGTACTTCTTCGATGCCCAGGAGGCCGAGTCGTGGATGAGCGAGCAGGAACTCTACATGATGGTCGAGGATCGCGGCAAGGATGAGATTAGTGCCCAGAATCTGATGAAGAAGCACGAGAACCTGGAGCAATCGGTGGAGGATTACGCTAATACCATTCGTCAGCTGGGCGAGGTGGCTCGCCAGTTTAGCGGCGATGATATCTCCTCCGGCGATGCCGTTGCCGTCAAGCAATCGCAGCTGGACAAGCTGTATGCCGGACTCAAGGATTTGGCTGGTGAGAGAAGGGCTCGTCTCAACGAAGCCCTCCAGCTATTCATGCTTAGCCGCGAGGTGGACGACCTAGAGCAATGGATAACGGATCGCGAGGTGGTCGCCGGTTCGCAGGAATTGGGTCAGGACTTTGACCATGTCACTTTGCTTTCCGAGCGCTTCAATGAGTTCGCCCGCGACACGGAGGCCGTTGGAGGCGAAAGGGTGGCCAAGGTCAACGGAATAGCCGACAATCTCATTCAGGCGGGCCATTCCGATTCGGCCACCATAGCCGAATGGAAGGATAACCTGAATGAATCGTGGCAGGATCTACTGGAGTTGATTGAGACACGCACCCAGATGCTCGCTGCCTCGCGGGAGCTGCACAAGTTCTTCCACGACTGCAAGGATGTCCTGGGAAGGATCCTCGAGAAGCAGCACGGCGTGTCCGATGAACTGGGACGCGATGCGGGCTCCGTTTCGACGCTGCAGCGAAAGCATTACAATTTCCTGCAGGATCTGACCACGCTGTACTCGCAGGTCCAGCAGATACAGGAGGAGTCGGCCAAGCTGCAGGATGCCTATGCCGGGGACAAGGCCAAGGAGATCACCAATCGGGAGCAGGAGGTCCTGCATGCCTGGGACAATCTGCAGGCAATGTGCGATGCGCGCAAACAGAAGCTAGCCGATACGGGCGATCTCTTCCGGTTCTTCAATATGGTACGCATTCTGATGATCTGGATGGAGGATCTAGTGCGCCAGATGAACACCTCCGAGAAGCCACGCGATGTTTCCGGCGTGGAGCTGCTGATGAACAACCACCAGAGTTTGAAGGCCGAGATCGATACGCGGGAGGATAACTTCGGGGCGTGCATCTCGCTGGGCAAGGAGCTGCTCACCAGGAATCACTACGCGTCCGCGGATATCAAGGATCGCCTGATGTCGCTGAGCAACAGCCGGAATGCCCTGCTCCGCCGATGGGAGGAGCGCTGGGAGAATCTCCAGCTGA ttCTGGAGGTGTACCAATTCGCCCGAGATGCTGCCGTTGCCGAGGCCTGGCTGATCGCCCAGGAGCCCTACCTGCTCTCCTCGGAGCTCGGCCACACCATCGACGAGGTGGAGAACCTGATCAAGAAGCACGAGGCCTTTGAGAAGTCAGCCGCCGCCCAAGAGGAGCGCTTCAGTGCCCTTGAGCGTTTGACAACA TTTGAGCTTAAGGAGATGAAGAGGCGCCAGGAgctggcggaggaggcggagcgACAGCGCAtcaaggaggagcaggaggccaAGGCCGCTTCGGAGGCGGCGGAACAGGCCAAACGAGAGGCTGAGCGACGCGACGACGTGGACGTTGGAGCCTCGCACGATGATTCAG AACGAGGCGCAACTCCAGGCGCCGGCGAGGGTCACGAGGGCTATGTGACACGAAAACACGAGTGGGACTCGACCACCAAGAAGGCCTCCAACCGATCTTGGGATAAG GTATACATGGCTGCCAGGGCCGGACGCATTTCGTTCTACAAAGATCAGAAGGGTTACAAGAGTAATCCCGAATTGACCTTCCGCGGCGAGCCCAGCTACGATCTGCAAAACGCTGCCATTGAAATTGCCAGTGATTACACCAAGAAGAAGCACGTGCTGCGAGTCAA GCTCGCAAACGGCGCCTTGTTCTTGCTGCAGGCCCATGACGACACCGAGATGTCCCAGTGGGTGACCTCCCTGAAGGCCCAGAGCGACTCGACAGCGGTGGCCGCCAGCAGATCCCAGACTCTGCCAGCCACCTCACAAAAGGACGAACCAAAGCGCAGATcgttttttactttaaagaaaaagtaa